One Triticum dicoccoides isolate Atlit2015 ecotype Zavitan chromosome 4B, WEW_v2.0, whole genome shotgun sequence genomic window carries:
- the LOC119291065 gene encoding deoxymugineic acid synthase 1-B, with amino-acid sequence MGAGDKTAAGMPRIGMGTAVQGPKADPIRRAVLRAIQIGYRHFDTAAHYETEAPIGEAAAEAVRSGAVASRDELFITSKLWCSDAHRDRVVPALRQTLRNLQMEYVDLYLVHWPVSMKPGRFKAPFTAEDFVPFDMRAVWEAMEECHRLGLAKAIGVANFSCKKLETLLSFATIPPTVNQVEVNPVWQQRKLREFCRGKGIQLCAYSPLGAKGTHWGSDAVMDAGVLQEIAASRGKSVAQVCLRWVYEQGDCLIVKSFDEARMRENLDVDGWELTEEERRRIAEIPQRKINLGKRYVSEHGPYKSLEELWDGEI; translated from the exons ATGGGCGCCGGCGACAAGACGGCCGCGGGCATGCCGCGCATCGGCATGGGCACGGCGGTGCAGGGGCCCAAGGCGGACCCCATCCGCCGCGCCGTCCTCCGGGCCATCCAGATAGGGTACCGCCACTTCGACACGGCCGCGCACTACGAGACCGAGGCCCCCATCGGCGAGGCCGCCGCCGAGGCCGTGCGCTCCGGCGCCGTCGCCTCCCGggatgagctcttcatcacctccaagcTCTGGTGCAGCGACGCGCACCGCGACAGGGTCGTCCCCGCCCTCAGGCAGACGCTCCG GAATCTCCAGATGGAGTACGTGGACCTGTACCTTGTCCACTGGCCGGTGTCCATGAAGCCCGGGCGGTTCAAGGCCCCCTTCACGGCCGAGGACTTCGTGCCGTTCGACATGCGGGCCGtgtgggaggccatggaggagtgccacaggctgggcctcgccAAGGCCATCGGCGTCGCCAATTTCTCCTGCAAGAAGCTGGAGACCCTCCTCTCCTTCGCCACCATCCCTCCCACCGTCAATCAG GTGGAGGTGAACCcggtgtggcagcagaggaagctgAGGGAGTTCTGCAGAGGCAAGGGCATCCAGCTGTGCGCCTACTCGCCGCTGGGAGCCAAGGGCACGCACTGGGGCAGCGACGCCGTGATGGACGCCGGCGTCCTGCAGGAGATCGCCGCGTCCAGGGGCAAGAGCGTGGCGCAGGTGTGCCTGAGGTGGGTGTACGAGCAGGGGGACTGCCTCATCGTCAAGAGCTTCGACGAGGCCCGGATGCGGGAGAACCTGGACGTGGACGGCTGGGAGCTCACGGAGGAGGAGCGCCGCCGGATCGCCGAGATCCCGCAGCGCAAGATCAACCTCGGCAAGCGATACGTGTCCGAGCACGGGCCGTACAAGTCCCTCGAGGAGCTCTGGGACGGCGAGATATGA